A region of Diceros bicornis minor isolate mBicDic1 chromosome 31, mDicBic1.mat.cur, whole genome shotgun sequence DNA encodes the following proteins:
- the LOC131395571 gene encoding olfactory receptor 5P55-like, whose amino-acid sequence MALGQNHTTVTRFILLGLTDQADQKQLLFAIFLLIYSMTLVGNLGMIDLIHASSALHTPMYFLLSVLSFLDICNSSVFTPRLLISFLTTDQSISFAGCVAQMALTVLHGAGECLLLTIMAYDRFVAICHPLLYHTIMSKRLCVQLVVVTYAMGVFFSALQTGNAFILPYCGPNVIDHYFCDIPPVLQLACSDTTVANVILFFFSALVTVPTVSVILVSYAYILVTIYKMRSLEAQRKAFSTCASHLTALSLFYVPLFLVYVQLNPESASAYNKILSVLYTIVIPMLNPLIYSLRNKDVKAAVQVRVLNLSRKEIC is encoded by the coding sequence ATGGCATTGGGGCAGAATCATACGACAGTGACAAGATTCATCCTGCTGGGCCTCACAGACCAGGCAGACCAAAAACAACTCCTCTTTGCCATCTTCCTGCTGATCTACTCCATGACTCTTGTGGGCAACCTGGGCATGATAGACCTGATCCACGCCAGCTCtgccctccacacccccatgtacttcctCCTGAGTGTGCTCTCCTTCCTTGACATCTGCAATTCCTCTGTGTTTACCCCCAGGTTGCTGATCAGCTTCCTCACCACTGACCAGTCCATCTCCTTTGCAGGCTGTGTGGCCCAGATGGCCCTCACGGTCCTCCATGGTGCAGGGGAGTGTCTGCTCCTGACCATCATGGCCTATGACCGATTTGTGGCCATCTGCCACCCTCTCCTCTACCACACCATCATGTCCAAGCGCTTGTGTGTCCAGCTAGTGGTGGTCACTTATGCTATGGGGGTGTTCTTTTCAGCTCTGCAGACAGGGAATGCCTTCATCTTGCCCTACTGTGGTCCCAACGTCATTGATCACTACTTCTGTGACATCCCCCCAGTGCTTCAACTGGCCTGCTCAGATACCACTGTGGCCAATgttatccttttcttcttttctgccttGGTCACTGTCCCCACAGTCTCAGTCATCTTGGTTTCTTATGCCTACATTCTGGTCACAATCTATAAGATGAGGTCCCTGGAGGCCCAGCGcaaggccttctccacctgtgccTCCCACCTCACTGCCCTCTCCCTCTTCTATGTGCCTCTCTTCCTTGTATATGTGCAACTCAACCCTGAAAGTGCTTCAGCCTATAACAAAATCCTGTCTGTGTTGTACACCATTGTGATCCCTATGCTGAACCCCTTGATCTACAGCCTAAGGAATAAAGATGTCAAGGCTGCTGTGCAAGTTAGGGTTCTTAACCTAAGCAGAAAAGAAATTTGTTAG